One Thioclava electrotropha DNA segment encodes these proteins:
- the uxuA gene encoding mannonate dehydratase, with amino-acid sequence MIESWRWYGPELDTISLPQIAQTGASGIVTALHEIAYGEVWSREAIADRRARIEAAGLHWYVVESLPIHERIKRGEGDLSALFANYRQSMANLAAEGITTICYNFMPVLDWTRTDLTAPLATGGSCLRFEAYRMAAFEIHMLGREGAEADYSPEVCARAKTWFEGSTQDERDALLHAIMSGLPGAYDRYDIAGLRDQLALYDGIDRDEIRRNFKRFLDEVIPAAEELGLRFCVHPDDPPRDILGLPRIVSNAEDIDWILQAHDSPANGLTLCTGSLGANPANDLPAIAERFAPRIHFAHLRNVRKDPDGSFEEAAHLGGDSDMVAVAAALLAEETRRASEGRADAHIPFRPDHGHVLLDDAARGSFPGYPLIGRMRGLAEMRGVIAGLRGRRDG; translated from the coding sequence ATGATCGAGAGCTGGCGTTGGTATGGCCCCGAGCTGGACACGATTTCCCTGCCGCAGATCGCGCAGACGGGCGCATCGGGCATTGTCACCGCCCTGCACGAGATCGCCTATGGCGAGGTCTGGTCGCGCGAGGCGATCGCCGATCGGCGCGCCCGGATCGAGGCGGCGGGGCTGCATTGGTATGTGGTCGAAAGCCTGCCGATCCACGAGCGGATCAAGCGCGGCGAAGGCGATCTGAGCGCGCTTTTCGCCAATTACCGCCAATCGATGGCCAATCTCGCCGCCGAGGGCATCACCACGATCTGCTACAACTTCATGCCCGTGCTGGACTGGACCCGCACCGATCTGACCGCGCCGCTTGCCACGGGCGGGAGCTGCCTGCGCTTCGAGGCCTACCGCATGGCGGCGTTCGAGATTCACATGCTGGGGCGCGAAGGGGCCGAGGCTGATTATTCTCCTGAAGTGTGCGCCCGCGCCAAGACCTGGTTCGAGGGCTCGACACAGGACGAGCGCGATGCACTGTTGCACGCGATCATGTCGGGGCTGCCGGGCGCCTATGACCGCTACGACATCGCCGGCCTGCGGGACCAGCTCGCGCTTTATGACGGCATCGATCGCGACGAGATCCGGCGCAATTTCAAACGCTTCCTCGATGAGGTGATCCCCGCGGCAGAGGAGCTGGGCCTGCGGTTCTGTGTCCATCCCGACGATCCGCCGCGTGACATTCTGGGTCTGCCGCGGATCGTCTCCAATGCCGAGGATATCGACTGGATCTTGCAGGCCCATGACAGTCCTGCGAACGGGCTGACGCTCTGCACGGGCTCGCTCGGGGCGAACCCGGCCAACGATCTGCCCGCGATCGCCGAGCGCTTTGCGCCGCGTATCCATTTCGCGCATCTTCGTAACGTGCGCAAAGATCCCGATGGCAGTTTCGAGGAGGCCGCGCATCTGGGTGGCGATAGCGATATGGTTGCGGTAGCTGCCGCACTGCTCGCTGAGGAAACACGCCGGGCCTCCGAGGGGCGCGCGGACGCACATATCCCATTCCGGCCCGATCACGGTCATGTCCTGCTCGACGACGCCGCCCGCGGCTCCTTTCCTGGCTACCCGCTTATCGGGCGGATGCGCGGACTGGCTGAAATGCGCGGCGTGATCGCAGGATTGAGGGGGCGTCGCGATGGCTGA
- a CDS encoding UxaA family hydrolase translates to MAEAITLHPRDTVAVLPARADAGSTPLGTGAPLAHPVSAGHKLARVAMAEGDPVIKFGQIIGRASAPIAVGEHVHSHNVSYSEHDEAHQIGADLARAEAAIPDIAPRSFMGYARDDGRVGTRNYIALCATVNCSATVIKCAASEITAEGALDPYDNVDGVVAFAHGTGCGMAASGRGADSLERVLWGHATHPNVGAAIFVGLGCEVMQIARMEAHFGSAGTERFHALTIQETGGTRATIEAIKAKLREILPQANKASRSACPVSALRIGLQCGGSDGFSAITANPALGVASDLIVGQGGGVILSETPEIHGAEDLLLRRTTPEVAEKLLGCLDWWEVYAAQGGGSMDNNPSPGNKQGGITTILEKSLGAVAKAGATPLRAFYDYAEQVRTPGLSFMDSPGYDPVSATGQIAAGAQIVVFTTGRGSAFGSKPAPTIKLATSDRLMEAMPDDMDIGCGDILSQGVSIADKGEEIFEAILRFASGEKTKSEDLGLGDNEFQPWQIGAVM, encoded by the coding sequence ATGGCTGAAGCGATTACACTGCATCCGCGCGACACGGTCGCCGTTCTGCCCGCGCGGGCGGATGCGGGCAGCACTCCGCTCGGCACGGGCGCGCCGCTTGCACATCCGGTCTCCGCCGGGCACAAGCTGGCGCGCGTCGCGATGGCCGAGGGAGATCCGGTGATCAAGTTCGGTCAGATCATCGGCCGCGCCAGCGCCCCGATCGCGGTGGGCGAACATGTTCACAGCCATAATGTCAGCTATTCCGAACATGACGAGGCTCACCAGATCGGCGCCGATCTCGCCCGCGCCGAGGCCGCGATCCCCGATATCGCGCCGCGCAGTTTCATGGGATACGCGCGGGACGATGGTCGGGTTGGCACGCGCAATTATATCGCGCTCTGCGCCACGGTGAACTGCTCGGCCACGGTGATCAAATGCGCAGCTTCCGAGATCACGGCCGAGGGCGCGCTCGACCCCTATGACAATGTCGACGGTGTCGTCGCCTTCGCCCATGGCACCGGCTGCGGTATGGCGGCGAGCGGGCGCGGGGCGGACAGCCTCGAGCGTGTTCTCTGGGGCCATGCGACCCACCCGAATGTCGGTGCGGCGATCTTCGTGGGCTTGGGCTGCGAAGTGATGCAGATCGCGCGCATGGAGGCCCATTTCGGGTCTGCGGGGACCGAACGGTTCCATGCGCTGACCATTCAGGAAACCGGCGGCACCCGCGCCACGATCGAGGCGATCAAGGCGAAGCTGCGCGAGATCCTGCCGCAGGCAAACAAGGCCAGCCGAAGCGCCTGCCCGGTCTCTGCGCTGCGCATCGGGCTGCAATGCGGCGGCTCGGACGGGTTTTCCGCGATCACCGCGAATCCGGCGCTGGGCGTGGCCTCGGATCTGATCGTGGGGCAGGGCGGTGGCGTGATCCTCTCCGAGACACCCGAAATCCATGGCGCAGAAGACCTGCTGCTGCGCCGCACCACGCCCGAGGTAGCCGAAAAGCTCCTTGGCTGTCTCGACTGGTGGGAGGTCTATGCCGCGCAGGGCGGCGGCTCGATGGACAACAACCCGAGCCCCGGCAACAAGCAGGGCGGGATTACCACGATCTTGGAAAAATCTCTTGGCGCGGTCGCGAAGGCCGGGGCGACGCCGCTGCGGGCTTTCTACGACTATGCCGAACAGGTCCGCACGCCGGGGCTGAGCTTCATGGACAGCCCCGGTTACGATCCGGTCTCGGCCACGGGCCAGATCGCGGCAGGCGCGCAGATCGTGGTGTTTACCACCGGGCGTGGCTCCGCCTTCGGCTCGAAACCCGCGCCGACGATCAAGCTGGCGACCTCGGACCGGCTGATGGAGGCGATGCCCGACGATATGGATATCGGCTGCGGTGACATCCTGAGCCAAGGCGTGTCGATCGCTGACAAGGGTGAAGAAATCTTCGAGGCGATCTTGAGGTTCGCGTCCGGAGAAAAAACCAAATCGGAAGACCTCGGGCTGGGCGATAACGAATTCCAGCCGTGGCAAATCGGAGCGGTGATGTGA
- a CDS encoding sugar kinase, giving the protein MTKKPVIACVGEAMVELSFDRPEQQIGFAGDTLNTAVYLARAAGEAAQVEFVTVLGRDAVSDRMSGFIAAQGVGCARIRRHPERLPGIYAIALDAKGERSFSYWRGHSAARCLFEDGFVQLEGVDLIYLSAITLAILPHSVRLSLLAHLEAHPARVAFDSNYRSRLWEDIETARAVTEAAWRIADIALPSLDDEMALFGDRDAQAVRARLNGWGARKGALKMGAGGAISLDPTAKPLDLPAAQKVVDTTAAGDSFNGAWLAAHFRGASDRDCLVQAHACALEVIAQPGAIIAA; this is encoded by the coding sequence GTGACGAAGAAACCCGTGATCGCCTGCGTCGGGGAAGCGATGGTCGAGCTGTCTTTCGACCGCCCCGAGCAGCAGATCGGCTTTGCCGGAGATACGCTCAACACTGCGGTTTATCTTGCGCGCGCAGCGGGGGAGGCGGCGCAGGTCGAATTCGTCACCGTGCTGGGGCGCGATGCTGTCTCCGATCGCATGAGCGGCTTCATTGCCGCCCAAGGTGTGGGCTGCGCGCGCATCCGTCGCCATCCCGAGCGCCTGCCCGGCATCTACGCGATCGCACTCGACGCAAAGGGCGAGCGCAGCTTTTCCTATTGGCGCGGCCACTCCGCGGCGCGCTGCCTGTTCGAGGATGGGTTCGTGCAGCTTGAAGGGGTCGATCTGATCTATCTCAGCGCGATCACGCTGGCGATCCTGCCCCATTCGGTGCGCCTCTCGCTCTTGGCACATCTGGAGGCACATCCCGCCCGGGTGGCTTTCGATTCCAACTACCGCTCGCGGCTCTGGGAAGATATCGAGACCGCCCGCGCCGTGACCGAGGCGGCGTGGCGCATCGCCGATATCGCGCTGCCTTCGCTGGATGACGAGATGGCTCTCTTCGGTGATCGCGATGCGCAAGCGGTGCGAGCGCGGCTCAACGGCTGGGGCGCGCGCAAAGGCGCGTTGAAGATGGGCGCAGGAGGGGCGATATCGCTCGATCCCACCGCCAAGCCGCTCGACCTGCCTGCCGCGCAAAAGGTGGTCGATACCACCGCGGCCGGCGACAGTTTCAACGGTGCATGGCTCGCCGCGCATTTTCGGGGCGCTTCAGACAGGGACTGCCTTGTTCAGGCTCATGCCTGCGCGCTCGAGGTGATCGCGCAGCCGGGGGCGATCATCGCTGCGTAA
- a CDS encoding RrF2 family transcriptional regulator → MRLNDTTDLALRVMIYAASMQDRRFTIDHLVAAYHAPRSTVMKVVNALTRGEFLTAQRGRSGGLGLARAAQEIGVGTIVRHMETDFDLVECMRSGGDCAITASCRLISPLAEARAAFLATLDSYTIADIAISPRDFGLAAS, encoded by the coding sequence ATGCGCTTGAACGACACTACGGACCTTGCCTTGCGCGTCATGATCTACGCGGCATCGATGCAAGACCGCCGCTTCACGATCGATCATCTCGTCGCGGCCTATCACGCGCCTCGAAGCACGGTCATGAAGGTCGTCAACGCGCTGACCCGAGGCGAATTTCTGACTGCCCAACGCGGCCGGTCCGGCGGCCTGGGGCTTGCACGTGCCGCCCAAGAGATCGGCGTCGGAACAATTGTGCGCCACATGGAGACGGATTTCGATCTCGTCGAATGTATGCGCAGCGGCGGCGATTGCGCGATCACAGCGTCCTGCCGTTTGATTTCCCCCTTGGCGGAAGCCCGGGCGGCTTTCTTGGCGACGCTCGACAGCTACACGATTGCCGATATCGCGATCTCGCCGCGCGATTTCGGGCTGGCAGCATCATGA
- the hmpA gene encoding NO-inducible flavohemoprotein: MAKPLSENTLMIIEATAPVVAEHVDQIVPVMYRRLLAAPEIRALFNMSHQHGNSPQHKALAGALVAYATHIRNPGVLADALERIAQKHVGLQILPEHYPHVGEALLGAVAEVLGEAATPEILNAWGEAYWFLANTLIEREEEIYAGAEEQDGGWRGWRRFKVGAKDSETSEIASFTLYPVDGLPVLKHRPGQYLSFRFAPAEGEEYRRNYSISSAPDGQSYRITVKREPGGRISNWLHDAVEVGAEFDVAAPAGEFFLDPADKREVVLLSGGVGLTPMISMLESYGGGDLRMVYVHATRNGQSHALAATSRAKAHESHVFYEVPEENDVANGVHTGRVDPNWLVQISDPARADYFICGPTGFMQEMVSGLKAANVPDARIHYEFFGPASAQIG; this comes from the coding sequence ATGGCCAAGCCGCTCTCGGAAAACACACTCATGATCATCGAAGCCACTGCACCCGTCGTCGCCGAGCACGTCGATCAGATCGTGCCGGTCATGTATCGCAGGCTGCTCGCTGCTCCCGAAATCCGCGCGCTGTTCAACATGTCGCATCAACATGGCAACTCGCCGCAGCACAAAGCGCTCGCGGGCGCGCTGGTGGCCTATGCGACCCATATCCGGAATCCCGGGGTCTTGGCCGATGCGCTGGAACGGATCGCACAGAAACATGTCGGATTGCAGATCCTCCCCGAGCATTACCCCCATGTCGGCGAAGCGCTGCTGGGCGCTGTCGCCGAGGTGTTGGGCGAGGCCGCGACCCCCGAGATTCTGAATGCCTGGGGCGAGGCCTACTGGTTCCTTGCCAATACGCTCATCGAGCGAGAAGAAGAGATCTACGCCGGTGCGGAAGAACAGGACGGCGGCTGGCGCGGGTGGCGGCGCTTCAAGGTTGGCGCGAAGGACAGCGAAACCTCCGAGATCGCGTCCTTCACGCTCTATCCCGTGGATGGGTTGCCTGTTCTCAAGCATCGCCCCGGTCAGTATCTGAGCTTCCGCTTTGCACCTGCGGAAGGCGAGGAGTATCGGCGCAACTACTCGATCTCCTCGGCGCCGGATGGTCAGTCCTACCGCATCACCGTCAAGCGCGAGCCCGGCGGGCGGATCTCCAACTGGCTGCATGATGCGGTCGAGGTCGGCGCCGAGTTCGACGTGGCCGCGCCCGCTGGCGAGTTCTTCCTCGATCCCGCAGACAAGCGAGAGGTGGTTCTGCTGTCAGGCGGCGTTGGCCTCACCCCGATGATCTCGATGCTGGAGAGCTATGGCGGCGGCGATCTGCGGATGGTCTATGTCCACGCGACGCGGAACGGCCAGTCCCATGCGCTTGCCGCGACCTCCCGTGCGAAGGCGCATGAGAGCCACGTCTTCTATGAGGTGCCGGAAGAGAATGATGTCGCGAATGGTGTCCATACCGGCCGCGTCGATCCGAACTGGCTCGTGCAGATCAGCGATCCCGCTAGGGCGGACTATTTCATCTGCGGCCCGACGGGCTTCATGCAGGAGATGGTTTCCGGTCTGAAGGCAGCAAACGTTCCGGACGCTCGCATTCACTATGAGTTCTTCGGCCCCGCATCCGCGCAGATCGGTTGA